The Salvia splendens isolate huo1 chromosome 21, SspV2, whole genome shotgun sequence genome includes a window with the following:
- the LOC121783754 gene encoding 4-coumarate--CoA ligase-like 6 isoform X1 — MAALSKALVELQSTEEEHGGINESSKSRKFPLYSPQTGVYSSKYPSINLPSDPLLDVVSFIFSHKHDGQHALVDSPSGLSVPYSKLSPLVKSMAAGLHHLGVKQGDVVLILLPNSVCFPLVTLGAMSLGAVVTPMNPLSNLLELKQVLDCNPTLAFAANDKVDELVDALAGCPVVGVPEALDLNSLSTDDSVFHKLISSDPAMAPRPRIKQQDTAAILYSSGTTGRSKGVMLSHGNFIAMIEHFVRFEATLYDYPSSENVYLAVIPMFHVYGLSLFVLGLLSLGVTIVTMKRFNADEMERAIVRYGVTHLHCVPPILVELTKRARRGGGSSFRRLKQVCCGAAPATEKSITDMIETLPHVDFIQGYGLTESAALGARGYNAVGAHKYTSAGLLSPNVQAKVVDWVTGAHLPPGSAGELWLRSPGNTKGYLNNNDATMVALDKNGWLHTGDIVYFDQDGYLFVIDRLKEVIKYKGFQIAPADLESVLMSHPEILDAAVTGGRDEEAGEIPVAFVVPREGSILSEAAVMNYVAKQVAPYKKVRKVYFRSSIPRSPAGKILRRELKNLLVSKL; from the exons atGGCTGCATTGTCGAAAGCCCTCGTCGAGTTGCAGAGCACAGAAGAAGAACATGGTGGGATCAATGAATCATCCAAATCAAGAAAGTTTCCTTTGTATTCCCCTCAAACAGGGGTGTATTCCAGCAAATACCCGTCTATCAACCTGCCTTCTGACCCTCTTCTTGATGTTGTTTCCTTCATTTTCTCACATAAACATGATGGCCAGCATGCACTCGTTGATTCACCATCTGGGCTTTCTGTTCCATACTCAAAGCTCTCACCTTTGGTGAAATCCATGGCTGCCGGTCTTCATCATTTGGGCGTGAAGCAAGGTGATGTAGTCTTGATTTTGCTCCCCAATTCTGTTTGCTTCCCTTTAGTTACCTTGGGTGCTATGAGTCTTGGTGCAGTTGTGACCCCCATGAATCCTTTAAGCAATTTGTTAGAGTTAAAACAAGTTCTTGATTGTAATCCAACTTTAGCGTTTGCTGCAAATGATAAGGTTGATGAGTTAGTTGATGCCTTAGCTGGATGCCCTGTAGTCGGGGTGCCCGAAGCTTTAGACTTGAACTCTCTGTCTACTGATGATTCTGTTTTTCATAAGCTGATTTCTAGTGATCCTGCAATGGCACCAAGGCCTAGAATTAAGCAGCAGGACACTGCTGCGATTTTGTACTCGTCGGGCACTACTGGTAGGTCTAAAGGTGTTATGTTGAGTCATGGGAACTTCATAGCCATGATTGAACATTTTGTGAGATTTGAAGCAACTCTTTATGATTATCCCAGTTCAGAGAATGTCTACTTGGCTGTTATCCCAATGTTTCATGTGTATGGACTGTCGTTATTCGTTTTGGGATTGTTGTCGTTGGGGGTTACTATTGTTACTATGAAAAGATTTAATGCTGATGAAATGGAGAGAGCTATTGTTAGATATGGTGTCACTCACCTTCATTGTGTTCCACCTATACTGGTAGAGTTGACAAAGAGAGCTAGGAGAGGTGGTGGTAGTAGTTTTCGGAGATTGAAGCAGGTTTGTTGTGGGGCTGCTCCTGCGACCGAGAAAAGCATAACTGATATGATTGAGACACTCCCCCATGTCGATTTCATTCAG GGTTATGGCCTGACAGAATCAGCTGCTTTGGGAGCTCGAGGATACAATGCAGTTGGAGCTCATAAATATACGTCTGCAGGACTTCTTTCGCCTAATGTTCAAGCTAAAGTGGTAGACTGGGTCACAGGTGCTCACTTGCCCCCAGGATCCGCTGGCGAGCTTTGGTTGCGTTCACCTGGAAACACGAAAG GGTACTTGAATAACAACGATGCAACCATGGTTGCACTCGACAAAAATGGTTGGTTACATACTGGGGACATCGTTTATTTTGATCAAGACGGATACTTATTTGTGATTGACCGCTTGAAAGAGGTCATCAAGTACAAAGGCTTCCAG ATTGCTCCAGCTGATTTAGAGTCAGTTCTGATGTCACACCCGGAAATACTTGATGCGGCCGTTACAGG AGGCCGGGATGAAGAAGCTGGAGAGATCCCTGTGGCATTTGTTGTCCCCAGAGAAGGGAGTATTCTCTCTGAAGCAGCTGTGATGAACTACGTCGCTAAGCAG GTTGCACCATATAAGAAAGTGAGAAAGGTCTACTTTCGGTCATCTATACCGCGATCACCAGCCGGAAAAATACTCCGGAGGGAGCTCAAGAACTTGTTAGTTTCGAAGCTTTAG
- the LOC121783754 gene encoding 4-coumarate--CoA ligase-like 6 isoform X2, which translates to MAALSKALVELQSTEEEHGGINESSKSRKFPLYSPQTGVYSSKYPSINLPSDPLLDVVSFIFSHKHDGQHALVDSPSGLSVPYSKLSPLVKSMAAGLHHLGVKQGDVVLILLPNSVCFPLVTLGAMSLGAVVTPMNPLSNLLELKQVLDCNPTLAFAANDKVDELVDALAGCPVVGVPEALDLNSLSTDDSVFHKLISSDPAMAPRPRIKQQDTAAILYSSGTTELTKRARRGGGSSFRRLKQVCCGAAPATEKSITDMIETLPHVDFIQGYGLTESAALGARGYNAVGAHKYTSAGLLSPNVQAKVVDWVTGAHLPPGSAGELWLRSPGNTKGYLNNNDATMVALDKNGWLHTGDIVYFDQDGYLFVIDRLKEVIKYKGFQIAPADLESVLMSHPEILDAAVTGGRDEEAGEIPVAFVVPREGSILSEAAVMNYVAKQVAPYKKVRKVYFRSSIPRSPAGKILRRELKNLLVSKL; encoded by the exons atGGCTGCATTGTCGAAAGCCCTCGTCGAGTTGCAGAGCACAGAAGAAGAACATGGTGGGATCAATGAATCATCCAAATCAAGAAAGTTTCCTTTGTATTCCCCTCAAACAGGGGTGTATTCCAGCAAATACCCGTCTATCAACCTGCCTTCTGACCCTCTTCTTGATGTTGTTTCCTTCATTTTCTCACATAAACATGATGGCCAGCATGCACTCGTTGATTCACCATCTGGGCTTTCTGTTCCATACTCAAAGCTCTCACCTTTGGTGAAATCCATGGCTGCCGGTCTTCATCATTTGGGCGTGAAGCAAGGTGATGTAGTCTTGATTTTGCTCCCCAATTCTGTTTGCTTCCCTTTAGTTACCTTGGGTGCTATGAGTCTTGGTGCAGTTGTGACCCCCATGAATCCTTTAAGCAATTTGTTAGAGTTAAAACAAGTTCTTGATTGTAATCCAACTTTAGCGTTTGCTGCAAATGATAAGGTTGATGAGTTAGTTGATGCCTTAGCTGGATGCCCTGTAGTCGGGGTGCCCGAAGCTTTAGACTTGAACTCTCTGTCTACTGATGATTCTGTTTTTCATAAGCTGATTTCTAGTGATCCTGCAATGGCACCAAGGCCTAGAATTAAGCAGCAGGACACTGCTGCGATTTTGTACTCGTCGGGCACTACTG AGTTGACAAAGAGAGCTAGGAGAGGTGGTGGTAGTAGTTTTCGGAGATTGAAGCAGGTTTGTTGTGGGGCTGCTCCTGCGACCGAGAAAAGCATAACTGATATGATTGAGACACTCCCCCATGTCGATTTCATTCAG GGTTATGGCCTGACAGAATCAGCTGCTTTGGGAGCTCGAGGATACAATGCAGTTGGAGCTCATAAATATACGTCTGCAGGACTTCTTTCGCCTAATGTTCAAGCTAAAGTGGTAGACTGGGTCACAGGTGCTCACTTGCCCCCAGGATCCGCTGGCGAGCTTTGGTTGCGTTCACCTGGAAACACGAAAG GGTACTTGAATAACAACGATGCAACCATGGTTGCACTCGACAAAAATGGTTGGTTACATACTGGGGACATCGTTTATTTTGATCAAGACGGATACTTATTTGTGATTGACCGCTTGAAAGAGGTCATCAAGTACAAAGGCTTCCAG ATTGCTCCAGCTGATTTAGAGTCAGTTCTGATGTCACACCCGGAAATACTTGATGCGGCCGTTACAGG AGGCCGGGATGAAGAAGCTGGAGAGATCCCTGTGGCATTTGTTGTCCCCAGAGAAGGGAGTATTCTCTCTGAAGCAGCTGTGATGAACTACGTCGCTAAGCAG GTTGCACCATATAAGAAAGTGAGAAAGGTCTACTTTCGGTCATCTATACCGCGATCACCAGCCGGAAAAATACTCCGGAGGGAGCTCAAGAACTTGTTAGTTTCGAAGCTTTAG
- the LOC121783754 gene encoding 4-coumarate--CoA ligase-like 6 isoform X3, giving the protein MAALSKALVELQSTEEEHGGINESSKSRKFPLYSPQTGVYSSKYPSINLPSDPLLDVVSFIFSHKHDGQHALVDSPSGLSVPYSKLSPLVKSMAAGLHHLGVKQELTKRARRGGGSSFRRLKQVCCGAAPATEKSITDMIETLPHVDFIQGYGLTESAALGARGYNAVGAHKYTSAGLLSPNVQAKVVDWVTGAHLPPGSAGELWLRSPGNTKGYLNNNDATMVALDKNGWLHTGDIVYFDQDGYLFVIDRLKEVIKYKGFQIAPADLESVLMSHPEILDAAVTGGRDEEAGEIPVAFVVPREGSILSEAAVMNYVAKQVAPYKKVRKVYFRSSIPRSPAGKILRRELKNLLVSKL; this is encoded by the exons atGGCTGCATTGTCGAAAGCCCTCGTCGAGTTGCAGAGCACAGAAGAAGAACATGGTGGGATCAATGAATCATCCAAATCAAGAAAGTTTCCTTTGTATTCCCCTCAAACAGGGGTGTATTCCAGCAAATACCCGTCTATCAACCTGCCTTCTGACCCTCTTCTTGATGTTGTTTCCTTCATTTTCTCACATAAACATGATGGCCAGCATGCACTCGTTGATTCACCATCTGGGCTTTCTGTTCCATACTCAAAGCTCTCACCTTTGGTGAAATCCATGGCTGCCGGTCTTCATCATTTGGGCGTGAAGCAAG AGTTGACAAAGAGAGCTAGGAGAGGTGGTGGTAGTAGTTTTCGGAGATTGAAGCAGGTTTGTTGTGGGGCTGCTCCTGCGACCGAGAAAAGCATAACTGATATGATTGAGACACTCCCCCATGTCGATTTCATTCAG GGTTATGGCCTGACAGAATCAGCTGCTTTGGGAGCTCGAGGATACAATGCAGTTGGAGCTCATAAATATACGTCTGCAGGACTTCTTTCGCCTAATGTTCAAGCTAAAGTGGTAGACTGGGTCACAGGTGCTCACTTGCCCCCAGGATCCGCTGGCGAGCTTTGGTTGCGTTCACCTGGAAACACGAAAG GGTACTTGAATAACAACGATGCAACCATGGTTGCACTCGACAAAAATGGTTGGTTACATACTGGGGACATCGTTTATTTTGATCAAGACGGATACTTATTTGTGATTGACCGCTTGAAAGAGGTCATCAAGTACAAAGGCTTCCAG ATTGCTCCAGCTGATTTAGAGTCAGTTCTGATGTCACACCCGGAAATACTTGATGCGGCCGTTACAGG AGGCCGGGATGAAGAAGCTGGAGAGATCCCTGTGGCATTTGTTGTCCCCAGAGAAGGGAGTATTCTCTCTGAAGCAGCTGTGATGAACTACGTCGCTAAGCAG GTTGCACCATATAAGAAAGTGAGAAAGGTCTACTTTCGGTCATCTATACCGCGATCACCAGCCGGAAAAATACTCCGGAGGGAGCTCAAGAACTTGTTAGTTTCGAAGCTTTAG